One genomic window of Paraburkholderia acidiphila includes the following:
- a CDS encoding RNA polymerase sigma factor — protein MRRYARALTGDAAWADDLVQDAAERALSRWTSFRPQSNLRAWLLTILRHLYIDQLRGRREIAVDDEAAPWRTLEAPHGEVDGLVLRDLQRALYALPTAQREVLLLVCVEELSYSEASAVLGVPAGTVMSRLSRAREHLRALLDTGPVQDPGRDSAQRAAPLRVVGTLR, from the coding sequence ATGCGACGCTATGCGCGCGCCCTGACCGGCGACGCCGCGTGGGCTGACGACCTCGTGCAGGATGCCGCGGAGCGCGCACTCTCGCGCTGGACGTCGTTTCGCCCGCAAAGCAATCTGCGCGCGTGGCTGCTCACGATCCTGCGCCATCTCTACATCGACCAGTTGCGCGGTCGGCGCGAGATTGCAGTGGACGACGAAGCCGCGCCGTGGCGCACGCTCGAAGCGCCGCACGGCGAAGTGGATGGTCTCGTGCTGCGCGATCTGCAGCGGGCGCTCTATGCGCTGCCGACGGCGCAGCGCGAGGTGCTGCTGCTCGTGTGTGTCGAGGAGTTGAGCTACAGCGAGGCGTCGGCGGTGCTCGGGGTGCCGGCGGGCACGGTGATGTCGCGCCTCTCGCGCGCGCGAGAGCATTTGCGCGCGTTGCTCGACACGGGCCCGGTGCAGGATCCGGGCCGCGATTCGGCGCAACGCGCGGCGCCGCTCAGGGTGGTGGGGACGCTACGATGA
- the hfq gene encoding RNA chaperone Hfq — MPSAESHPQNDFMNAARKERKRVEIYLVNGIRLTGCIESFDQYLVMLRTPVGLQGIYKRAISTIQLDTGTRPGPRPGGARSSHGEHTSRGPHGSHGGHGPREQREPREPRENWSAPSGAPSGTSGTPGNDRTSQDGPVVVTRRRRLYGAVNNGGNGGEGSGNS, encoded by the coding sequence ATGCCTTCCGCAGAATCGCACCCGCAAAACGACTTCATGAACGCCGCGCGTAAGGAAAGAAAGCGCGTCGAAATCTATCTGGTCAACGGCATCCGCCTGACCGGATGCATCGAGTCGTTCGATCAGTACCTGGTGATGCTGCGCACGCCCGTCGGCCTGCAAGGCATCTACAAACGCGCCATTTCGACCATCCAGCTCGACACCGGCACCCGTCCTGGTCCGCGCCCGGGCGGGGCTCGCAGCTCGCACGGCGAGCATACGAGCCGTGGCCCGCACGGCAGCCATGGCGGCCATGGTCCGCGTGAACAACGAGAACCGCGCGAGCCGCGCGAAAACTGGTCGGCGCCGTCCGGCGCGCCCTCGGGCACGTCGGGCACACCCGGCAACGACCGTACGTCCCAGGACGGCCCGGTCGTCGTCACGCGCCGCCGCCGCCTTTACGGCGCGGTGAACAACGGCGGCAACGGCGGCGAAGGCTCGGGCAACAGCTAA
- a CDS encoding DUF2968 domain-containing protein yields the protein MDYKWRVRRTALAVLVLVGGIGTGCAQTPPDNSAAAAPVAQTSAVPAVQDDQAATAALPMAASAATQPGVLTPDEAKQNAAGNVAELQQMLRGSELTELRTTYNGSYGASLLFYGKEMTYYVTLFQNKTFWRVIKTSDETRAEAIYRDFAMKSGQLAEVEIRRTRLEAQKAFTDRMIALTQDHANRLQADLAIAREQQALVADQQKQGRDQANALQAQKTAAQAQLRTVQRQVRELQQQVEGGLPIR from the coding sequence ATGGACTACAAGTGGAGAGTTCGTCGCACCGCCTTGGCGGTGCTGGTGTTAGTCGGGGGAATCGGTACGGGCTGCGCACAGACGCCGCCTGACAATTCAGCAGCAGCGGCGCCCGTAGCACAGACCAGCGCCGTACCCGCAGTGCAGGACGACCAGGCAGCAACCGCTGCGTTGCCTATGGCAGCGAGCGCCGCGACCCAGCCGGGCGTACTTACGCCGGATGAAGCGAAGCAGAACGCCGCGGGCAACGTTGCCGAGCTGCAGCAGATGCTGCGAGGTTCGGAGCTCACCGAGCTGCGCACGACGTATAACGGCTCGTATGGCGCGAGCTTGCTGTTTTACGGCAAGGAAATGACGTACTACGTCACGCTGTTCCAGAACAAGACGTTCTGGCGCGTGATCAAGACGAGCGACGAGACGCGCGCTGAAGCGATCTACCGCGACTTCGCGATGAAGTCGGGGCAGCTCGCCGAAGTGGAAATCCGCCGCACGCGCCTCGAAGCGCAGAAGGCGTTCACGGACCGAATGATTGCGCTCACTCAGGACCACGCGAACCGGCTCCAGGCGGATCTGGCCATCGCGCGCGAACAGCAGGCGCTCGTTGCGGACCAGCAGAAGCAGGGCCGCGATCAGGCGAACGCATTGCAGGCGCAGAAGACGGCGGCCCAGGCGCAACTGCGCACGGTGCAGCGCCAGGTTCGCGAGTTGCAGCAACAGGTTGAAGGCGGTCTGCCGATCCGCTGA
- a CDS encoding DUF2147 domain-containing protein, with amino-acid sequence MDRFMGRAARGIALASALLCGALSAHAQSDTPVGVWQTIDDHTGQPKALVQISADANGDLSGKVIKGLSANDQPDRRCTACTDSRKDQLILGMTIIDSMKKTDEGYDGGHILDPENGKIYRCKMHTEDGGQKLVVRGYLGISLLGRSQTWVRQQ; translated from the coding sequence ATGGACCGATTCATGGGACGCGCGGCGCGCGGTATCGCGCTGGCGAGCGCCCTGCTGTGCGGCGCGCTCTCCGCGCACGCGCAGTCGGACACGCCAGTCGGCGTCTGGCAAACCATCGACGATCACACCGGCCAGCCGAAGGCGCTCGTGCAGATCAGCGCCGACGCCAACGGCGACTTGAGCGGCAAGGTCATCAAGGGACTCAGCGCAAATGACCAGCCCGACCGGCGCTGCACGGCCTGCACCGACTCACGCAAGGATCAGCTGATCCTCGGCATGACGATCATCGACAGCATGAAAAAAACCGACGAGGGCTATGACGGCGGCCACATTCTCGACCCCGAGAACGGCAAGATCTACCGCTGCAAGATGCATACGGAAGACGGTGGCCAGAAACTCGTCGTGCGTGGCTATTTGGGCATT